A DNA window from Methylocystis heyeri contains the following coding sequences:
- a CDS encoding CheR family methyltransferase, giving the protein MNDREIGSLSGDAASGSRAFPVVALGASAGGVRALREFFDNLPFEVGAAFVVVVHLDPAYPSELSRVLAAHTPMPVHEAVGAATVEPNHVYVISPNLRLRICGVTLKAEEFREPKARLTPIDFFFRSLADRPSDDFAIVLSGAGSDGALGARAIKEAGGTILVQDPEEAEYASMPRSAIAAGVADFVLPVREIAKRLPELVDERRSLADEDLAKTDDHDRQRILSHLRVRTGHDFAKYKGTTVRRRIARRMQVRRAATQGEYLRVLRENPDETQALFSDLLISVTTFFRDPAAFETLEQAVVPRLFFDKSPGDAIRAWIAGCATGEEAYSIAMLLAEEAERRETPCEIQIFASDLDSAALLVAREGCYPLTIEADVSKERLSRFFTREIDCYRVKPELREMVLFARHSLLKDPPFSKLDLISCRNLLIYLDRELQRQVCGVFHFALRPGGYLFLGSCESVEGPAGMFRVVDREARIYESQRPVESSKNIAPTLSALGSRAFEPAPARRTPASRQRAEASMHREALERAAPPSVLVDDSYRVIHLSETAGRYLQPSAGPLSNDLSELVREDLRSDLRAALHRAFSNGGNALGGPTAMTFEDGRRRVYIHVKPLVFDSRKIQTAIVFFFEGETPGDSPERGAVEAQEPDRRVGELTQELQFIRSQLLSSREEYETANEELRSANEELQSINEEYRSTSEELETSKEELQSINEELQTVNSELKTKLESVSRAHSDIQNLMVATDVGILFLDRRLRIKRFTPRVTDLFNIVSGDEGRSITDFTHNLDYEGLERDAQAVLRDLSSIERQVRSRDGSWRLMRMRPYRTVENKIDGVVVTLVDFTERRRAEEALRESEARLRSVIDGVGDAIVTIDASGAMRSVNSATVRVFGYSQEEMLGKDAAALIPPPFGSRRKSFVQNYAEAGAAEMFGSPREVEGRRKDGSYFPAELMVSQVRRDEELLFIVFVRDLSEKRKFEARLDRLHKNRLSSMAEMVTALAHEINQPLAAAATYLQAARRQFVVLEEKPFDIDKTLNSAAGELVRAGRIIGQLRQFISHGEPEKSMQNLHQLIRQAYELSLSRVQKAGVEFVLRLDAGEDAVLADKLQIQQVLLNLIRNAREAMIHSNERVLTISTQLRNGDIQTDVIDTGCGLTEAARAELFEPFNSTKSDGLGVGLAISQSIIEGHYGKLWAEPNTPSGSRFSFTLPLAGAISLEE; this is encoded by the coding sequence ATGAACGACAGAGAGATCGGTTCCCTTTCAGGTGATGCGGCGTCAGGATCGAGAGCATTCCCGGTGGTCGCGCTCGGCGCCTCGGCCGGCGGCGTTCGCGCCCTGCGCGAGTTTTTCGACAATCTTCCTTTCGAGGTCGGCGCCGCTTTCGTGGTGGTCGTCCACCTCGATCCGGCTTACCCGAGCGAGCTGAGCCGGGTTCTCGCCGCCCATACGCCCATGCCGGTGCATGAGGCAGTCGGCGCGGCGACCGTCGAGCCGAATCATGTCTACGTGATTTCTCCCAATCTTCGGCTGCGCATATGCGGCGTGACCCTGAAGGCCGAAGAGTTCCGCGAGCCGAAGGCGCGGCTTACGCCGATAGATTTTTTCTTCAGGTCGCTCGCCGACCGGCCGAGCGACGACTTCGCGATCGTTCTTTCGGGAGCGGGCTCCGACGGCGCGCTGGGAGCGCGAGCGATCAAGGAGGCCGGCGGAACCATTCTCGTCCAGGACCCCGAAGAGGCAGAATACGCCTCGATGCCGCGCAGCGCGATCGCCGCCGGCGTCGCCGATTTCGTCTTGCCGGTGCGGGAGATCGCGAAGCGCCTGCCGGAACTCGTGGATGAGAGACGCAGCCTCGCCGATGAAGATCTCGCCAAGACCGACGATCACGACCGGCAGCGTATTTTATCGCATCTGCGGGTGCGAACCGGCCATGACTTCGCCAAATACAAGGGCACCACCGTGCGCCGCCGCATCGCGCGGCGGATGCAGGTGCGGCGCGCGGCGACGCAAGGGGAATATCTGCGCGTCCTGCGTGAAAATCCGGACGAGACCCAGGCCCTCTTCTCGGATCTGCTGATCTCCGTCACGACTTTTTTTCGCGATCCGGCCGCCTTCGAAACGCTCGAGCAGGCCGTCGTTCCGAGGCTGTTTTTCGACAAGAGCCCCGGCGACGCGATCCGGGCCTGGATCGCCGGATGCGCGACCGGCGAGGAGGCCTATTCCATCGCCATGCTTCTGGCGGAGGAAGCCGAGAGACGGGAGACGCCCTGCGAAATCCAGATTTTCGCTTCCGATCTCGACAGCGCCGCGCTGCTCGTGGCGCGGGAGGGATGCTATCCGCTCACCATAGAAGCGGATGTGAGCAAGGAGCGTCTGAGCCGGTTTTTCACGCGCGAGATCGACTGCTACCGGGTGAAGCCGGAGCTGCGGGAGATGGTGCTCTTTGCAAGGCACAGCCTGCTCAAGGATCCGCCTTTTTCGAAGCTCGACCTCATTTCGTGCCGCAATCTGCTCATCTACCTCGATCGCGAATTGCAGCGGCAGGTGTGCGGGGTCTTTCATTTTGCGCTCCGGCCGGGCGGATATCTCTTTCTCGGCTCCTGCGAGAGCGTCGAGGGTCCGGCGGGGATGTTCCGGGTCGTCGACCGCGAGGCGCGCATTTATGAAAGCCAGCGCCCGGTCGAAAGCTCGAAAAACATCGCGCCCACGTTGTCGGCCCTGGGCTCGCGGGCTTTCGAGCCTGCGCCCGCGAGAAGAACGCCGGCGTCCCGGCAGCGGGCCGAAGCTTCGATGCACCGCGAGGCGCTCGAACGCGCCGCGCCGCCGAGCGTGCTGGTCGATGATTCCTACCGGGTGATTCACCTCTCCGAGACCGCGGGACGTTATCTCCAGCCGTCCGCTGGCCCCTTGAGCAACGATCTCTCCGAACTCGTCCGCGAGGATCTGCGGTCGGATCTCCGCGCCGCCCTGCACAGGGCTTTTTCAAACGGAGGGAACGCCCTCGGCGGCCCCACGGCCATGACGTTCGAAGACGGCCGGCGCAGGGTTTACATTCACGTAAAACCCCTCGTTTTCGATTCCCGGAAAATCCAGACCGCCATCGTCTTCTTTTTCGAGGGCGAAACGCCCGGCGACTCCCCGGAGCGCGGCGCCGTGGAAGCGCAGGAGCCGGACCGGCGGGTCGGCGAACTGACGCAAGAACTCCAATTCATCCGCTCGCAGCTTCTCAGCTCGCGCGAGGAATATGAGACGGCCAACGAGGAGCTGCGTTCCGCCAATGAGGAGCTGCAGTCGATCAACGAGGAATATCGCTCCACCTCGGAAGAGCTCGAAACCAGCAAGGAAGAGCTGCAGTCGATCAACGAGGAGCTGCAGACGGTCAACAGCGAGCTGAAAACCAAGCTCGAGAGCGTCTCGCGCGCCCACAGCGACATCCAGAACCTGATGGTTGCGACCGACGTCGGGATATTGTTCCTAGACAGGCGGCTCCGCATCAAGCGCTTCACGCCCCGGGTGACCGACCTCTTCAACATAGTCTCCGGCGACGAAGGCCGGTCCATCACCGACTTCACGCATAATCTCGATTACGAGGGCCTGGAACGGGACGCCCAGGCGGTGCTGCGCGATCTCTCTTCGATCGAGCGGCAGGTGCGCAGCCGGGACGGCAGCTGGCGGCTCATGCGCATGAGGCCCTATCGGACGGTCGAAAACAAGATCGACGGCGTGGTGGTCACGCTGGTCGATTTCACCGAGCGCAGGCGCGCGGAAGAGGCGCTGCGCGAAAGCGAAGCCCGCTTGAGGTCGGTCATCGACGGCGTGGGCGACGCCATCGTCACCATCGACGCGTCGGGCGCGATGAGATCGGTCAACAGCGCGACCGTCAGAGTGTTCGGCTATTCGCAGGAGGAAATGCTCGGCAAGGACGCGGCCGCTCTCATCCCGCCGCCCTTCGGCTCCCGGCGAAAATCCTTCGTGCAGAATTACGCCGAGGCCGGCGCCGCCGAGATGTTCGGCTCTCCGCGCGAGGTCGAGGGGCGGCGCAAGGACGGTTCGTATTTCCCGGCGGAGCTGATGGTTTCGCAAGTCCGGCGCGACGAGGAACTGCTGTTCATCGTTTTTGTGAGAGACCTTTCCGAGAAGCGGAAGTTCGAGGCCCGTCTCGACAGGCTGCACAAGAACCGGCTCTCCTCGATGGCCGAGATGGTGACGGCGCTCGCCCATGAGATCAACCAGCCGCTCGCGGCCGCGGCGACATATCTGCAGGCGGCGCGGCGGCAGTTCGTCGTGCTCGAGGAAAAGCCGTTCGATATAGACAAGACCCTGAACAGCGCAGCCGGCGAACTGGTCAGGGCCGGGCGCATCATCGGGCAGTTGCGGCAGTTCATTTCACATGGCGAGCCCGAGAAATCGATGCAGAATCTGCATCAGCTGATCAGGCAGGCCTATGAACTCTCTCTTTCCCGCGTGCAGAAGGCCGGCGTCGAATTCGTGCTGCGCCTCGACGCCGGAGAGGACGCCGTCCTGGCCGACAAGCTGCAGATCCAGCAGGTGCTGCTCAATCTCATTCGCAACGCCAGGGAGGCCATGATCCATTCGAACGAGCGGGTTCTCACCATATCCACCCAGCTCAGGAACGGGGATATCCAGACCGATGTGATCGACACCGGCTGCGGTCTCACCGAAGCGGCGAGGGCCGAGTTGTTCGAGCCTTTCAACAGCACGAAGTCCGACGGTCTCGGCGTGGGACTGGCGATCTCGCAGTCGATCATCGAAGGCCATTATGGCAAGCTCTGGGCCGAACCCAATACGCCCTCGGGCTCCAGATTCAGCTTCACCCTGCCGCTGGCGGGAGCGATTTCCCTGGAAGAGTGA
- a CDS encoding homospermidine synthase, translating into MSPHWPVHGKITGPIVLIGFGSIGRGILPLIERHFEFDKNRFTVIDPSDEHRGLLDVRGIAFVKAALTEENHREILTPLLTKGEGQAFIVNLSVDVGSLDIIKLAQELKALYVDTVVEPWPGFYFDSQLGNEARTNYALRETVLAERRRNPGGSTAVSCCGANPGMVSWFVKQALVNIARETGVFTTEPTTRAEWGALAQKLGVKGIHIAERDTQRARTPKPRNVFVNTWSVEGFISEGMQPAELGWGTHEKSLPDIAGRHETGCGAAIYLNSPGANTRVRSWTPTPGPQYGFLVTHNEAISIADYLTVRDGEGKAVYRPTCHYAYHPADDAVLSLHEMFGAAGVRQPEDHILDEHEIVDGIDELGVLLYGHGKNAYWYGSQLSIEETRELAPYQNATGLQVSSAAMAGMVWALENPEAGIVEADEVDYGRCLEVQTPYLGPVVGVYTDWTPLANRPGFFPEDLDLEDPWQFKNILVR; encoded by the coding sequence ATGTCGCCGCACTGGCCCGTTCACGGTAAAATTACCGGCCCCATCGTCCTCATCGGCTTCGGATCCATCGGGCGGGGTATTTTGCCGCTGATCGAGCGGCACTTCGAATTCGACAAAAACCGTTTCACCGTCATCGATCCCTCCGACGAACACCGGGGCCTCCTGGACGTTCGCGGCATCGCCTTCGTCAAGGCGGCGCTGACCGAAGAGAACCACCGCGAGATCCTCACGCCCCTGCTCACCAAGGGCGAAGGCCAGGCTTTCATCGTCAACCTCTCGGTGGACGTCGGCTCGCTCGACATCATCAAGCTGGCGCAGGAGCTGAAAGCTCTCTACGTCGACACGGTGGTCGAGCCCTGGCCCGGCTTCTATTTCGATTCCCAGCTCGGAAATGAGGCGCGCACCAATTACGCCCTTCGCGAGACGGTGCTGGCCGAGCGGCGCCGCAATCCGGGCGGCTCCACCGCCGTATCCTGCTGCGGGGCCAATCCCGGCATGGTGAGCTGGTTCGTCAAGCAGGCCCTCGTCAATATCGCCAGGGAGACCGGCGTTTTCACCACCGAGCCGACCACCCGCGCGGAATGGGGCGCGCTGGCGCAAAAGCTCGGCGTCAAGGGCATCCATATCGCCGAGCGCGACACCCAGCGGGCGCGCACCCCCAAGCCGCGCAACGTCTTCGTCAACACATGGTCGGTCGAGGGCTTCATTTCGGAAGGCATGCAGCCGGCCGAACTCGGCTGGGGCACGCACGAAAAGTCGCTGCCGGACATCGCCGGCAGGCACGAGACCGGCTGCGGCGCCGCCATCTATCTCAATTCTCCCGGCGCCAACACCCGCGTGCGCAGCTGGACGCCCACGCCGGGCCCGCAATACGGCTTCCTCGTCACCCATAACGAGGCCATCTCGATCGCGGACTACCTGACCGTGCGCGACGGCGAAGGCAAGGCGGTCTACCGTCCCACCTGCCATTACGCCTATCATCCCGCCGACGACGCCGTGCTGTCGCTGCATGAGATGTTCGGCGCGGCGGGAGTGCGCCAGCCCGAGGACCATATTCTCGACGAGCATGAAATCGTCGACGGCATCGACGAGCTCGGCGTGCTGCTCTACGGGCACGGCAAGAACGCCTATTGGTATGGTTCGCAGCTCTCGATCGAGGAAACCCGCGAGCTCGCGCCCTACCAGAACGCCACCGGGCTTCAGGTGAGCTCCGCCGCCATGGCTGGCATGGTCTGGGCTCTGGAAAACCCGGAAGCCGGCATCGTCGAGGCCGACGAAGTGGATTATGGCCGCTGCCTCGAAGTCCAGACGCCCTATCTCGGCCCGGTCGTCGGCGTCTACACCGATTGGACCCCGCTCGCGAACCGCCCGGGCTTCTTCCCCGAGGATCTCGACCTCGAAGATCCCTGGCAGTTCAAGAATATTCTGGTCCGCTGA